A region from the Phycisphaeraceae bacterium genome encodes:
- a CDS encoding tetratricopeptide repeat protein has product MAESNTSAMLDHSSVRDTATSQKYLDIGHKAETKGDRAAAIEAYEAAYAADPDNSDVCFRLAYNLDLIGEEDEALHLMEQSVQTPSPSLNALINLAVMYEDRGQYAAAERCIRQVLTTDPNHERARLYIKDILASKSMQIDDDQEDRLAKQSALLETPVTDFDLTVRARNALRKMNIRTLADLLKVTEAELRNFKNFGEASLEEIRTMLAQRGLRLGQAVEQQQNAAKQAAYDQIKSQTGQDDAVFNRSVNDLNLSVRARKALALLNVQSIGDLATRTEAELMGVKNFGMTSLLEIKDKLADMGLSLRKLEE; this is encoded by the coding sequence ATGGCCGAGTCGAACACCTCAGCGATGCTGGATCATTCGTCGGTGCGAGATACCGCGACCTCTCAGAAATACCTTGACATCGGCCACAAAGCTGAGACCAAGGGCGATCGCGCCGCGGCAATCGAAGCGTATGAAGCTGCCTACGCAGCCGACCCGGATAACAGCGATGTCTGTTTCCGACTCGCTTACAACCTCGACCTCATCGGCGAGGAGGACGAGGCTCTGCACCTCATGGAGCAATCGGTGCAGACTCCCAGCCCGTCGCTCAACGCTCTGATCAATCTCGCGGTGATGTACGAAGACCGCGGGCAATACGCAGCGGCGGAGCGCTGCATCCGCCAGGTGCTGACCACCGATCCCAATCACGAGCGGGCAAGGCTTTACATCAAAGACATCCTCGCCAGCAAGAGCATGCAGATCGACGACGATCAGGAAGATCGGCTCGCCAAGCAGAGTGCCCTGCTGGAGACGCCGGTGACCGACTTCGATCTGACGGTACGGGCACGCAATGCGCTGCGGAAGATGAACATCCGCACGCTCGCGGACCTGCTCAAAGTCACCGAAGCGGAGCTGCGTAATTTCAAGAACTTCGGCGAAGCGAGCCTTGAGGAAATCCGAACCATGCTCGCGCAGCGCGGACTGCGGCTCGGACAAGCCGTTGAGCAGCAGCAGAATGCCGCCAAGCAAGCCGCCTACGACCAGATCAAGAGCCAGACCGGACAGGATGACGCGGTGTTCAATCGCTCGGTCAACGACCTCAACCTCTCCGTCCGTGCCCGCAAAGCGCTGGCGCTGCTCAATGTTCAATCCATCGGCGATCTGGCGACACGAACCGAAGCTGAACTCATGGGCGTCAAGAACTTCGGCATGACCAGCCTGCTCGAAATCAAAGACAAGCTCGCCGATATGGGCCTTAGCCTGCGGAAACTTGAAGAATAG
- a CDS encoding YdbL family protein, translating to MKRHLTPVLLLAGLLATLMITGTARADREADLKESFKERLPRLIEAKNAGKVGETYLGYVEAVTGAAASDATIRDLISQENKDRREIYTIIAERQGTTVEKVAALRGEQNFQRAQPGHYLKGPDGKWTQKK from the coding sequence ATGAAACGCCACCTGACTCCCGTTCTGCTTTTGGCCGGTCTGCTCGCCACACTGATGATCACGGGGACAGCCCGTGCCGACCGCGAAGCTGACCTGAAGGAAAGTTTCAAGGAGCGGCTGCCACGGCTGATCGAAGCGAAAAACGCCGGCAAAGTCGGAGAGACTTACCTTGGCTACGTCGAAGCAGTCACGGGTGCTGCGGCCTCGGACGCGACGATCCGGGATTTGATCAGCCAGGAAAACAAGGATCGACGGGAAATCTACACGATCATCGCGGAGCGTCAGGGCACCACCGTCGAAAAAGTAGCCGCACTGCGCGGTGAGCAAAACTTCCAGCGTGCCCAGCCAGGCCATTACCTCAAGGGGCCTGACGGCAAGTGGACGCAAAAGAAGTAA
- a CDS encoding insulinase family protein: MTNIFRCTKRIAVTLTLALVMGLPLAAVAQPVHPETARGTNPATQPATFRTTPAQPAQEYQTLQERPDRIVAVLPNRMIVIAQEIRTAPVVSAQVWVKTGSVYEQEHVGAGLSHFLEHLLSGGSTSTHTEEENNATLGNIGAQINASTSLDNVRYYINTTREHTDTAVELLSDWMQNALITQAEYARERDVIQREFDMGNGEPGRIFWKITQQVRYRQHPARHPTIGYLDEYLKITRDEIYAFYKRMYVPNNMVFVVAGDIDKHRVVDHIAQLWAEVEPRDLPKLSFPIEPEIDSPREATGTADMDKPRLRLAWPGTRVAAPGDYALDVLAVILGQGESSRLVRNVRDQSRVVNGIDAYNLSYTWGEGFFGIDAEISQHAFDTYGSPAENQAQQKLTTEARWDAAARGVKDTIDQVVERVVKEGITPEELARAKRQILARTVYEGQSVQAIANQLASDVIGTGDPDYFQHYSDSIQKITAEEVQAAARKFLDPNRLITIRLMPQPRGQKLPPMTRPADEGKPDGMTEAVNLDNSQLIARIRKATAEKRSSNEAITLGPIHRYVLPNGLRLLVQKSTVVPAVAVQMYQLGGLLADEPGKEGIASATMTMLMKGTKTRTAQQIAMEIEDLGAALDTQCGNNTSITRGLALKEDLPRLLDLFADVTLNPSFPDDEWAKLRPRIVAAIARQNDTWSGELRTKFREAYFGSHPWSQLPLGRAEVVDKLTTGQLADFYQRHLGAADTVISVFGDVEPEAVKKEIEKRFADLPAHPLEKSHIDPAPTPQAKILQFSTNKPLAAVIIGYGPAGTRKDPDYPKIQVLSRVLSSFPTGWLDEELRGRGPGLVYAVGAGYATGLIPGYFALLFNTQPASVPEAVKRSVSVIQRAREILVDDVTLRRAKAAVLTDEFMAKQTNGDRAMDASLNELYELGQDEPAHFQRAINLLTADDLREVARVCLKNPVLVVLSHESIPEEKLKAAMESPATQPAQ; encoded by the coding sequence ATGACAAATATTTTTCGTTGTACGAAGCGGATCGCTGTAACGCTGACGCTGGCTCTGGTGATGGGATTGCCGCTTGCGGCCGTTGCGCAGCCGGTACACCCTGAAACCGCTCGCGGCACCAACCCCGCCACTCAGCCGGCCACCTTCCGCACCACGCCTGCCCAACCCGCCCAGGAGTATCAGACCTTGCAGGAACGTCCCGACCGCATCGTGGCAGTGCTTCCCAACCGTATGATCGTGATCGCACAGGAAATCCGCACCGCACCGGTGGTCTCCGCACAGGTCTGGGTCAAAACGGGATCGGTTTACGAGCAGGAACATGTCGGGGCCGGCCTGTCCCATTTCCTCGAACACCTGCTTTCGGGCGGATCGACTTCCACTCATACCGAAGAGGAAAACAACGCAACGCTCGGCAACATCGGCGCTCAGATCAACGCCTCGACGAGCCTCGACAACGTCCGCTACTACATCAACACCACCCGTGAGCACACCGATACCGCGGTGGAACTGCTGAGCGACTGGATGCAGAACGCGCTGATTACTCAGGCTGAATACGCGCGGGAGCGTGACGTGATCCAGCGCGAGTTCGACATGGGCAATGGAGAGCCGGGGCGGATTTTCTGGAAGATCACCCAGCAGGTCCGCTATCGCCAGCATCCCGCGAGGCATCCGACCATCGGCTACCTCGATGAGTACCTCAAAATCACGCGCGATGAAATCTACGCCTTTTACAAGCGGATGTACGTCCCTAACAACATGGTCTTCGTCGTGGCGGGCGACATCGATAAGCATCGCGTCGTGGACCACATCGCGCAGTTGTGGGCAGAGGTTGAGCCGCGTGATTTGCCGAAGCTTTCGTTCCCCATCGAGCCGGAGATCGACTCGCCGCGTGAGGCGACCGGCACCGCTGACATGGATAAACCGCGGCTTCGTCTCGCCTGGCCGGGGACGCGCGTCGCGGCACCGGGCGACTATGCGCTGGATGTGCTGGCGGTAATTCTCGGGCAGGGCGAGTCCAGCCGGTTGGTCCGCAATGTCCGCGACCAAAGCCGCGTCGTGAACGGAATTGATGCCTACAACCTCAGCTACACGTGGGGTGAAGGGTTCTTCGGCATCGACGCGGAGATTTCGCAACACGCCTTCGACACGTACGGCTCCCCTGCGGAGAATCAGGCTCAGCAGAAACTCACGACTGAAGCCCGATGGGATGCCGCTGCGCGAGGGGTGAAGGATACGATCGATCAGGTTGTCGAGCGTGTCGTGAAGGAGGGGATCACGCCGGAGGAACTCGCCCGCGCCAAGCGGCAGATTCTGGCGCGGACGGTTTACGAGGGGCAGTCCGTACAGGCGATCGCCAATCAACTGGCCTCCGATGTAATCGGAACGGGAGACCCCGACTATTTCCAGCACTACTCCGACTCCATCCAGAAGATCACTGCTGAAGAAGTGCAGGCTGCCGCCCGTAAGTTTCTTGATCCAAACCGCCTGATCACCATTCGGCTGATGCCGCAACCGCGGGGGCAGAAGCTCCCTCCGATGACGCGACCTGCCGACGAAGGCAAGCCGGACGGGATGACCGAGGCCGTCAATCTCGATAATTCGCAGCTCATTGCACGTATCAGGAAAGCGACTGCTGAAAAGCGCAGCTCGAATGAAGCCATCACGCTTGGGCCGATCCACCGCTATGTGCTGCCCAACGGTCTGCGGCTGCTGGTTCAGAAAAGCACGGTAGTCCCTGCCGTGGCCGTGCAGATGTATCAGTTGGGCGGGCTGCTCGCTGATGAACCGGGGAAAGAGGGGATCGCCAGCGCGACGATGACGATGCTCATGAAGGGCACGAAGACTCGAACAGCCCAGCAGATCGCTATGGAAATTGAAGATCTGGGCGCAGCTCTCGACACGCAGTGCGGCAACAACACCTCGATCACGAGAGGCTTGGCACTGAAGGAAGACCTGCCCCGGCTGCTCGATCTCTTTGCAGATGTCACTCTTAATCCGTCGTTTCCCGATGATGAGTGGGCCAAACTCAGGCCCCGCATCGTCGCGGCGATTGCCCGGCAAAATGACACCTGGTCCGGCGAATTGCGGACGAAGTTCCGCGAGGCGTATTTCGGCAGCCATCCCTGGTCGCAGTTGCCGCTGGGGCGAGCTGAGGTCGTGGACAAACTCACGACCGGACAACTCGCGGACTTTTACCAACGACATCTGGGCGCAGCCGATACGGTGATCTCCGTTTTCGGCGACGTGGAACCTGAGGCCGTCAAAAAAGAAATCGAAAAGCGGTTCGCTGATCTGCCTGCTCACCCATTGGAAAAGTCGCACATCGATCCGGCTCCGACGCCGCAGGCAAAGATACTTCAGTTCTCGACGAACAAACCGCTGGCGGCGGTGATCATCGGTTACGGCCCGGCTGGTACGCGCAAGGATCCGGACTACCCGAAGATTCAGGTGCTCTCGCGCGTGCTCAGCTCGTTTCCGACCGGCTGGCTTGATGAGGAACTGCGCGGCCGCGGGCCGGGATTGGTTTACGCGGTCGGGGCGGGATATGCGACGGGGCTGATTCCCGGCTATTTCGCTCTGCTCTTTAACACGCAGCCTGCTTCTGTACCCGAAGCGGTCAAGCGATCGGTCAGCGTCATCCAGCGTGCGCGTGAAATTCTCGTGGATGATGTGACTCTCCGCCGCGCCAAGGCTGCGGTGCTCACCGACGAATTTATGGCAAAGCAGACCAATGGTGATCGCGCGATGGATGCCTCGCTCAATGAGCTTTATGAGCTTGGTCAGGATGAACCTGCCCATTTCCAGCGGGCGATCAATCTGCTGACAGCCGACGACCTTCGTGAAGTCGCCCGGGTCTGCTTGAAAAATCCTGTTTTGGTCGTGTTGTCTCATGAATCGATTCCCGAAGAAAAGCTCAAAGCAGCGATGGAGTCACCTGCTACGCAGCCAGCACAATGA